From Helicobacter ganmani, one genomic window encodes:
- a CDS encoding ABC transporter ATP-binding protein, which produces MKQFFRYFLPYVKNYKLYLFYSIVGTILVAGASAASAYLVKPVLDDIFIKKDTTMLQILPFLVVLAYFAKGAGAWIQSYYMNFVGQNIVRQLKETLLEKILTFEMDFFNRYRKGELISRVMNDVSAIQNAISSYLVEGVKHGLTILGLVGVVIYQSPELAFYGLVVMPLALYPISRIAKSMRKNSKKLQEKSADLSSKLIEIFNNMELIKASAGEKMECQQFANYNKEWFKISMKTVKVSELTSPLMETLGAIAIAVVIVIGGHKVIEDEISTGAFFSFVTALFMLYTPFKALNNLYGKFQIAFAASDRILEMLNRRARIQDGTKELTTQIQKIAFKDVDLFYQEKQALHNINLEVKRGESIALVGSSGGGKSSLVNLLLRLYEPNSGEICINDANIQDFTQASLRAKIAIVTQRIFIFNDSIAQNIAYGSEIEEEKVKLALEQARILEYVESLPDGIHTILNEFGANLSGGQRQRIAIARALYKNPEILILDEATSALDNKTEEEFREALRGLLEDRIVIIIAHRFSTVSLAQKIYFFKNGKIIANGTQAELFEKCESFREYYKSI; this is translated from the coding sequence TTGAAACAATTTTTTAGATATTTTTTACCTTATGTTAAAAACTATAAATTATATTTATTTTATTCTATTGTTGGCACGATTCTAGTCGCAGGTGCAAGTGCTGCAAGTGCTTATCTTGTGAAGCCTGTATTAGACGATATTTTTATCAAAAAAGACACGACAATGCTTCAGATTCTACCTTTTTTGGTTGTGTTGGCGTATTTTGCCAAAGGTGCTGGAGCGTGGATTCAAAGCTATTATATGAATTTCGTAGGGCAAAACATCGTGCGTCAGCTAAAAGAGACTCTTTTAGAAAAAATTTTGACTTTTGAAATGGATTTTTTTAATCGCTATCGCAAAGGAGAGTTAATCTCACGCGTTATGAATGATGTTAGTGCAATACAAAATGCGATTTCAAGCTATCTAGTGGAGGGTGTTAAGCACGGGCTAACTATTCTTGGATTGGTTGGGGTGGTGATTTATCAAAGTCCGGAATTGGCGTTTTATGGTCTTGTCGTAATGCCTTTGGCTCTTTATCCTATATCACGAATCGCAAAAAGTATGCGAAAAAACTCTAAAAAATTGCAAGAAAAAAGTGCAGATTTGTCCTCTAAATTGATTGAGATTTTTAATAATATGGAGCTTATCAAGGCAAGCGCAGGTGAAAAAATGGAATGTCAGCAGTTTGCAAATTACAATAAAGAATGGTTTAAAATTTCAATGAAAACCGTGAAAGTCTCTGAACTCACTTCCCCTTTAATGGAGACTTTAGGCGCGATTGCGATTGCAGTTGTCATTGTAATTGGTGGGCATAAAGTCATTGAGGATGAGATTTCCACAGGGGCGTTTTTTTCTTTTGTTACGGCGCTTTTTATGCTTTATACTCCTTTTAAGGCTTTAAATAATCTTTATGGTAAATTTCAAATTGCCTTTGCTGCGAGTGATAGGATTCTTGAAATGTTGAATCGTCGCGCAAGAATTCAAGATGGCACAAAGGAGCTTACAACACAAATACAAAAGATTGCGTTTAAAGATGTGGATTTGTTTTATCAAGAGAAACAAGCCTTGCATAATATTAATTTGGAAGTCAAACGAGGAGAAAGCATTGCATTAGTCGGAAGCAGCGGTGGAGGAAAAAGTTCGCTTGTGAATTTGCTTTTGCGACTTTATGAGCCAAACTCTGGAGAGATTTGTATTAATGATGCAAATATTCAAGATTTTACACAAGCAAGTTTGCGTGCTAAAATAGCAATTGTAACACAAAGGATTTTTATCTTTAATGATAGCATTGCGCAAAATATTGCTTATGGGAGTGAAATTGAAGAAGAAAAAGTCAAACTTGCTTTGGAGCAAGCAAGGATTTTGGAATATGTAGAATCCTTGCCCGATGGAATCCATACAATCTTAAATGAGTTTGGTGCAAATTTAAGTGGCGGACAACGTCAAAGAATCGCAATTGCACGCGCACTTTATAAAAACCCAGAAATTCTTATCCTAGATGAAGCCACGAGCGCACTAGATAACAAAACGGAAGAAGAGTTTAGGGAAGCCTTGAGAGGATTATTAGAGGATAGAATTGTGATTATCATTGCACATAGATTTTCTACGGTTTCTCTAGCGCAAAAAATTTATTTTTTCAAAAATGGAAAGATTATCGCCAATGGAACGCAAGCAGAATTATTTGAAAAATGTGAATCCTTTAGAGAATATTACAAAAGTATCTAA
- a CDS encoding penicillin-binding protein 1A, whose protein sequence is MSFVKVFLRILVVLGIVFGIGIVVFVIQIYSEIRNDTDKIINYQPPIATQIFDRQERLVANLFDKEFRFYATFEEIPPRIVEALLAIEDTLFFEHPGVNIDAIIRAMLKNIKNARYAEGGSTITQQLIKNLALTREKTIERKIKEFLLALRLETILTKEKILEVYLNHTYFGHGFYGIKTAALGYFRKSMEDLTLKEIAMLVSLPRAPSFYDPTKNYDFSLGRANNVLQRMYEVGWISQEVLDLSLSEQPKVYNDTLTKNVAPYVVDEVQRQLVGLEDLKTAGYKIYLNIDLDYQEIAQEALYFGYEQILSRHKEDEALKEKLNGAFVVLENKTGKVLALVGGVDYQKSNFSRATQSKRQIGSSVKPFLYLSAINSGLAQNYQIPDIARTYEYRVGNVRKKWQPKNYGSSLSGFISLKTALTKSLNLATINLVEEVGFDRIYREILDYGFENVPKDLTISLGSFGASPLEMAKNFMVFSNYGKVITPMLIDRIVDMQGDVAYFSGEERELSKPKQSFLIVDILRNAINQGTGKRAKVEGIELAGKTGTTNDNVDAWFCGFSPSIEAIVWYGKDDNTPMGYSETGGVAPAPAFSYFFDKILEIDPGLERKFMIPQGVQSQIVEGERVYYTDESPIKYQPKVNHDTIIF, encoded by the coding sequence ATGAGTTTTGTAAAAGTTTTTTTAAGAATTTTGGTTGTTCTTGGGATTGTTTTTGGAATCGGAATAGTAGTTTTTGTGATTCAAATTTATTCTGAAATTCGCAACGATACAGACAAGATTATTAACTATCAGCCACCTATTGCCACGCAGATTTTTGATAGACAAGAGCGATTGGTTGCAAATCTTTTTGACAAAGAATTTAGATTTTATGCGACTTTTGAGGAGATTCCACCGCGCATTGTGGAGGCTCTTTTGGCAATTGAGGACACTTTGTTCTTTGAGCACCCAGGCGTGAATATTGACGCAATCATTCGCGCAATGCTTAAAAATATTAAAAATGCGCGCTATGCAGAGGGCGGAAGCACAATCACGCAGCAACTTATCAAGAATCTTGCCTTGACGCGTGAAAAAACAATCGAGCGTAAAATAAAAGAATTTCTTTTAGCCTTGCGTTTGGAGACAATTCTAACCAAAGAAAAAATTTTGGAAGTTTATTTGAATCATACTTATTTTGGGCACGGATTTTATGGAATCAAAACCGCAGCACTTGGATATTTTCGTAAAAGTATGGAGGATTTGACGCTAAAAGAAATTGCAATGCTCGTTTCTTTACCACGTGCGCCAAGTTTTTATGACCCAACAAAAAATTATGATTTTTCTTTGGGGAGAGCAAATAATGTTTTGCAAAGAATGTATGAAGTGGGGTGGATTTCACAAGAAGTGCTAGATTTGTCTTTGAGTGAGCAACCCAAGGTCTATAACGACACATTGACAAAAAATGTTGCCCCTTATGTGGTAGATGAAGTGCAACGGCAGTTAGTCGGGTTGGAGGATTTAAAAACTGCCGGATATAAGATTTATTTAAACATTGATTTGGATTATCAGGAGATTGCGCAAGAAGCATTGTATTTTGGGTATGAGCAGATTCTATCGCGACACAAAGAAGATGAGGCGTTAAAGGAAAAACTCAATGGTGCTTTTGTGGTGTTGGAGAATAAAACAGGGAAGGTTCTAGCACTTGTGGGAGGGGTGGATTATCAAAAAAGTAATTTTTCACGCGCGACACAAAGCAAACGACAAATTGGCAGTAGTGTCAAGCCCTTTTTGTATCTTAGTGCGATTAATTCCGGCTTGGCTCAAAATTATCAGATTCCTGATATTGCCCGCACTTATGAATATAGGGTGGGTAATGTGCGTAAAAAATGGCAACCAAAAAATTATGGAAGTTCTCTAAGCGGTTTTATTTCGCTTAAAACTGCTTTGACGAAATCACTGAATCTTGCGACGATTAATCTTGTGGAGGAAGTGGGATTTGATAGAATCTATCGGGAGATTTTGGATTATGGGTTTGAAAATGTGCCAAAAGACTTGACGATTTCTTTAGGGAGTTTTGGAGCTTCTCCGCTTGAAATGGCAAAAAATTTTATGGTGTTTTCAAACTATGGAAAAGTCATCACACCAATGTTGATTGATAGAATCGTGGATATGCAAGGAGATGTTGCTTATTTTAGCGGAGAGGAACGCGAATTAAGCAAACCCAAACAAAGCTTTTTGATTGTGGATATTTTGCGAAATGCGATTAATCAAGGCACAGGTAAGCGTGCCAAAGTAGAAGGTATTGAGCTAGCAGGTAAAACAGGCACGACAAACGATAATGTAGATGCGTGGTTTTGTGGATTTTCTCCTAGCATTGAAGCCATTGTTTGGTATGGCAAAGACGACAATACACCGATGGGATATAGCGAAACGGGAGGTGTCGCTCCGGCACCCGCCTTTTCTTATTTCTTTGACAAAATCTTAGAAATTGACCCCGGATTGGAACGCAAATTTATGATTCCACAAGGTGTGCAAAGTCAGATTGTAGAGGGAGAGAGAGTTTATTATACTGATGAATCGCCGATTAAATATCAACCAAAAGTTAATCACGACACGATTATTTTTTAG
- a CDS encoding major outer membrane protein, whose product MKFLKLSLAACVAVCGIASSASAQDLEEAIKGVDVSGMLRYRYRDDRYTDRNYVKDNSDKGAARHQWRADVLFKVPVADYVAMNLGVRYHNPEQNVNHGNTYPGLDKGLGSGKDSSFGVGDFNVVITPDFTNTTIKAGKMILTTPLNDPLDDRGTGILAMNSDINHWTFVGGAFDSWSIDDFQPGYVGAAAGNNTGGSITKPLYTLAALGNYETSVGNVEAQVWGFKIEDILDSGMFLQLGFNNSLFHITGQYAFANLDNDRNHILANPAVYGDRVRGGADLYTLEAGVRFHDYNVPLALKLGYMGNTQDSYAVSLDNEGSFNKVGQTWFENNATGISISTLPIEGQSMPNNHQGNSLSVFYGSLNYDILDNLNVGIEYVNGTNELKYSATNRGDIDFQEITPVVRWQYNKNLALSAYYAMLTTDRDKNVTPKHSDENGNSIFGDRDSEDRNRLQVEVRYTF is encoded by the coding sequence ATGAAATTTTTAAAACTTAGTTTAGCGGCGTGTGTCGCGGTATGTGGAATCGCAAGTTCTGCAAGTGCGCAGGATTTGGAAGAAGCAATCAAAGGAGTAGATGTCAGCGGAATGTTGCGTTATCGTTACAGAGACGACAGATACACCGACAGAAACTATGTCAAAGACAACTCGGATAAGGGAGCTGCAAGACATCAATGGCGTGCAGATGTGTTATTTAAAGTGCCGGTTGCAGATTATGTTGCAATGAATCTAGGTGTGCGCTATCATAACCCAGAACAAAATGTAAATCACGGAAACACTTATCCCGGTCTAGATAAGGGCTTAGGTTCAGGAAAAGATAGTAGCTTTGGTGTGGGAGATTTCAATGTCGTGATTACTCCAGATTTCACCAATACAACAATTAAAGCAGGGAAAATGATTCTTACCACTCCTCTAAACGACCCATTAGATGATAGAGGAACAGGGATTTTGGCGATGAATTCAGACATCAATCATTGGACATTTGTCGGAGGTGCGTTTGATTCTTGGAGTATTGATGATTTTCAACCGGGCTATGTTGGTGCAGCAGCAGGCAACAATACCGGAGGTTCTATCACTAAGCCACTCTATACGCTTGCAGCATTAGGAAACTACGAAACAAGTGTGGGAAATGTGGAAGCGCAAGTTTGGGGATTTAAAATTGAGGATATTTTAGATAGCGGAATGTTCTTACAATTAGGCTTTAATAACAGCCTTTTTCATATCACAGGACAATATGCGTTTGCAAACTTGGATAATGATAGAAATCATATTCTTGCAAATCCAGCAGTTTATGGCGACAGAGTGCGTGGCGGAGCAGACCTTTATACTTTAGAAGCAGGAGTGCGATTCCACGATTACAATGTGCCACTTGCATTAAAGCTAGGCTATATGGGTAATACACAAGATTCTTATGCAGTATCTTTGGATAATGAGGGAAGCTTTAATAAAGTAGGGCAAACTTGGTTTGAAAACAATGCCACAGGTATAAGCATCTCTACACTTCCAATTGAGGGACAATCAATGCCTAACAATCATCAAGGCAATTCGCTTAGTGTTTTCTATGGTAGCTTGAATTATGATATTTTGGATAATCTTAATGTTGGGATTGAATATGTCAATGGGACAAACGAGCTAAAATATAGTGCGACAAACAGAGGCGATATTGATTTCCAAGAAATCACTCCTGTGGTGCGCTGGCAATATAACAAAAACTTAGCTCTTAGTGCGTATTATGCAATGCTCACGACTGATAGGGATAAAAATGTAACGCCAAAGCATTCTGATGAGAATGGAAATAGTATTTTTGGTGATAGAGATTCTGAAGACAGAAACCGCTTGCAAGTGGAAGTGCGCTATACTTTCTAA
- a CDS encoding methionine synthase, with translation MKIQELLNKRVLILDGAMGTEIQKREIPTWGENKRGEKLEGCSEALNLYAPEVITGIHSSYLQAGANILKTNTFGVMPWVLAEYGLESQCKEIAALGVLLAKSCIKAHKALENQQNALFVAASLGPGTKLPSLGHIDYDTMFSGYCECVEGFKEAGADVILLETAQDPLQIKAALHACKAIAPKIPIMVSVTIETNGAMLIGTDITTLFHILEPFSLLSLGMNCGLGPDLARQHLLALSEVCKFPLSIHTNAGLPQNRGGITYYPMEAEEFSEIQKSFLEIAGVALLGGCCGTTPKHIRLLVEKTKNAIPLPPKAEYKPSIASLFGAVELHQTPAPLLIGERSNATGSKAFRELLLAEDYEGALGVGSAQVRSGAHCLDVSVAFAGREEGKDMRELISRYATKIPLPLMPDSTQVNALETALKLIGGRAMINSANLEEGVEKFDKVASLAKKFGAVLVCLSIDEQGMCKTFERKVACAQRMMERARNVHHLREEDIIFDPLTFTIGSGDAEYFTAGIETLEAIRELRELYPKAGSTLGLSNISFGLSKEGRICLNSVFLYHAVVKGLSSAIVNVAHLIPYAQMDKEDIQICENLIFNSSRTSEPLYAFIKHFEKKAGMRIQNSKEEENLSEEERIAKYLINGDLNAMQELLPQVKERIAPEKIINTILIDAMKIVGEKFGKGEMQLPFVLQSAEVMKKSVDYLNAFLPKKQSSHKTTIVIGTVKGDVHDVGKNLVDIILTNNGFNVINIGIKAELERFIEVIESQKVDCIGMSGLLVKSTLVMKENLEELKRRGITIPVMLGGAALNRNFVEEYCKPNYDGILFYCKDAFDSVAAMQKIQSGDLSDLSLPSDKARLRGEKVDKASNQEVRLAKKLAKDSTKSTDSACDSVSKPTKCELNFDYLSYQAPFFGRKSLQLKESELEEVFAFVDKDLLFKHRWGYSKLKKEEYLELKRKELEPLFESLKQELLEQRIFEPIVLYGYFHTRTKEPKDLEEGLILELSPDCAFKESEIFLFPRSRKKPYLCLSDYFNPKGDICALHLVSSGHNLAPFEKKLYEESQYHKYYLVHALGMDLAEALADFVHMRVRKELGLDSKCGERYSFGYPACPDLALSEGLFRLLNPQEFGITLSQTYQMTPEATTSALIVPHSEAKYFAL, from the coding sequence ATGAAGATTCAAGAGTTATTAAACAAGCGCGTTTTGATTCTTGATGGCGCAATGGGGACGGAAATCCAAAAAAGAGAGATTCCAACTTGGGGAGAAAATAAAAGAGGTGAGAAGTTAGAGGGTTGTTCAGAAGCTCTAAACCTCTATGCTCCCGAAGTGATTACGGGGATTCATTCAAGCTATTTGCAAGCGGGAGCAAATATTCTTAAAACAAATACTTTTGGGGTAATGCCTTGGGTTTTGGCAGAATATGGATTGGAATCCCAATGCAAAGAGATTGCGGCTTTGGGTGTTTTGCTTGCAAAGTCTTGTATCAAAGCGCACAAGGCACTAGAGAATCAACAAAATGCGCTATTTGTCGCGGCTTCTTTGGGTCCTGGCACAAAGTTGCCAAGCTTAGGACATATTGATTATGACACAATGTTTAGCGGGTATTGTGAATGCGTGGAGGGTTTTAAGGAAGCGGGCGCAGATGTGATTTTGCTAGAGACTGCGCAAGACCCTTTGCAGATTAAAGCTGCATTGCACGCGTGTAAGGCGATTGCCCCTAAGATTCCTATAATGGTGTCTGTTACGATTGAGACCAATGGCGCAATGCTGATTGGCACAGACATTACGACACTTTTCCATATTTTAGAGCCTTTCTCTTTGCTTTCTTTGGGAATGAATTGTGGGCTTGGACCCGATTTGGCGCGACAACATTTGCTTGCTTTAAGTGAAGTGTGTAAATTTCCTCTCTCTATCCATACAAACGCTGGACTTCCACAGAATCGTGGAGGAATCACTTATTATCCTATGGAAGCAGAGGAGTTTAGTGAGATTCAAAAGAGTTTTTTAGAAATTGCGGGCGTTGCTTTGCTTGGGGGTTGTTGTGGGACAACACCAAAACATATTAGGCTTTTGGTGGAGAAAACAAAAAATGCGATTCCATTGCCACCAAAAGCTGAATATAAACCAAGCATTGCTTCGCTTTTTGGCGCAGTAGAGCTTCATCAAACGCCTGCTCCCTTGCTGATTGGCGAACGTTCTAATGCCACTGGTTCTAAGGCGTTTCGTGAATTGTTGCTCGCAGAGGATTATGAAGGGGCATTGGGTGTAGGAAGTGCGCAAGTGCGGAGTGGTGCGCATTGTTTAGATGTGAGCGTGGCATTTGCCGGGAGGGAAGAGGGCAAGGATATGCGAGAGTTGATTTCGCGCTATGCCACAAAGATTCCACTTCCTTTAATGCCTGATTCTACGCAAGTCAATGCGTTAGAGACTGCATTGAAGCTTATCGGCGGACGCGCAATGATTAATTCTGCGAATTTGGAGGAGGGAGTTGAAAAATTTGATAAAGTTGCGAGTTTAGCAAAGAAATTTGGTGCGGTTTTGGTGTGTTTGAGCATTGACGAGCAAGGAATGTGTAAAACTTTTGAGCGCAAAGTGGCGTGTGCGCAAAGAATGATGGAACGCGCAAGGAATGTGCATCATCTGCGCGAAGAAGATATTATTTTTGACCCGCTTACCTTTACGATTGGGAGCGGAGACGCAGAATATTTTACCGCAGGGATAGAGACACTAGAGGCGATAAGAGAACTCCGCGAACTCTATCCAAAAGCCGGAAGCACTCTAGGGCTTTCTAATATTTCTTTTGGTTTAAGCAAGGAGGGGAGGATTTGCTTAAACTCTGTTTTTCTTTATCACGCGGTTGTAAAGGGCTTAAGTAGTGCAATCGTGAATGTTGCGCATTTGATTCCTTATGCGCAAATGGACAAGGAGGATATTCAAATTTGTGAGAATTTGATTTTTAATTCTTCACGCACAAGCGAGCCTCTGTATGCGTTTATCAAGCATTTTGAAAAGAAAGCAGGAATGCGGATTCAAAACAGCAAAGAAGAAGAAAATCTAAGCGAAGAAGAGAGAATCGCAAAATATCTTATCAATGGGGATTTGAATGCGATGCAAGAGCTTTTGCCGCAAGTAAAAGAAAGAATCGCACCAGAAAAAATTATCAATACAATTCTTATTGACGCAATGAAGATTGTGGGTGAGAAGTTCGGCAAGGGCGAAATGCAGCTTCCTTTTGTGCTTCAGAGCGCGGAAGTGATGAAAAAAAGTGTGGATTATCTGAATGCTTTTTTGCCCAAAAAACAAAGTTCCCATAAAACTACGATTGTGATTGGGACGGTCAAGGGTGATGTGCATGATGTAGGTAAAAACCTTGTAGATATTATCCTTACCAACAATGGTTTTAATGTGATAAATATCGGAATCAAAGCGGAATTAGAAAGGTTTATAGAAGTGATAGAATCCCAAAAGGTAGATTGTATCGGTATGAGTGGTTTGCTTGTAAAATCTACCCTAGTGATGAAAGAGAATTTAGAGGAGCTTAAAAGACGTGGAATCACGATTCCTGTTATGCTTGGTGGTGCGGCACTTAATCGCAATTTTGTGGAGGAATATTGCAAGCCAAATTATGACGGAATCCTGTTTTATTGTAAAGACGCTTTTGATAGTGTGGCGGCAATGCAGAAAATCCAAAGTGGAGATTTGAGTGATTTGAGTTTGCCAAGTGATAAGGCGCGTTTGCGAGGAGAAAAGGTAGATAAGGCAAGCAATCAAGAAGTGCGTTTGGCAAAAAAACTCGCCAAAGATTCCACAAAATCCACAGATTCCGCTTGCGATTCTGTGTCAAAGCCTACAAAGTGCGAATTAAACTTTGATTATCTAAGTTATCAAGCACCCTTTTTTGGGCGCAAGTCGTTGCAGCTAAAAGAAAGCGAATTAGAAGAAGTCTTTGCGTTTGTGGATAAAGACTTGCTTTTTAAACATCGTTGGGGATATAGCAAGCTTAAAAAAGAGGAATATTTGGAGCTAAAGCGGAAAGAATTAGAGCCTTTGTTTGAAAGCCTTAAACAAGAATTGCTAGAACAAAGAATCTTTGAGCCTATTGTGCTTTATGGGTATTTTCACACGCGCACCAAAGAGCCTAAAGATTTGGAGGAGGGTTTGATTTTGGAGTTAAGCCCGGATTGTGCCTTTAAGGAATCGGAGATATTTTTGTTTCCACGAAGTCGCAAAAAGCCTTATTTGTGTTTAAGCGATTATTTTAATCCAAAGGGTGATATTTGTGCTTTACATTTGGTCTCAAGCGGGCATAATCTTGCGCCTTTTGAAAAGAAACTTTATGAGGAATCGCAATACCATAAATATTACTTGGTGCATGCTTTGGGAATGGATTTGGCAGAAGCATTGGCGGATTTCGTGCATATGCGCGTGCGTAAGGAGCTCGGGCTAGATTCTAAATGTGGAGAACGATATTCCTTTGGCTATCCTGCGTGTCCAGATTTGGCATTAAGTGAGGGGTTGTTTAGACTGCTCAATCCGCAAGAATTTGGCATTACTCTAAGTCAAACTTACCAAATGACGCCAGAAGCGACAACTTCCGCTCTGATTGTGCCACATTCTGAAGCAAAATATTTTGCGCTTTGA
- a CDS encoding DedA family protein — protein sequence MQETIDLIAKYGYAILFLYSLGGGFVALIGASVLSFAGKMDLSLSILVACVANFLGDWLLFYLARYQKAMMQPYLASHRRKLALVHLLMRKYGSLILIFKKYIYGLKTLVPLAIALTPYSLMKFNLYNAIGAVIWSISLGIAGYFSGGILIKGFEMIGEYPALAPAFIVVLLGGLWLWLSRATKRI from the coding sequence ATGCAAGAAACGATAGATTTGATTGCGAAATATGGCTATGCAATTTTATTTTTATACTCTCTTGGCGGTGGATTTGTCGCTCTTATTGGTGCAAGTGTTTTGAGTTTTGCAGGCAAAATGGATTTAAGCCTTAGCATTTTGGTTGCTTGTGTGGCAAATTTTTTGGGAGATTGGTTACTTTTTTATCTTGCGCGTTATCAAAAGGCAATGATGCAGCCTTATCTTGCGTCTCATCGGCGTAAATTGGCATTGGTGCATTTGCTTATGCGTAAATACGGCTCTCTTATTTTGATTTTCAAAAAATACATTTATGGCTTAAAAACGCTTGTGCCACTTGCGATTGCGCTAACCCCTTATTCTTTGATGAAGTTCAACCTTTATAATGCCATAGGTGCGGTGATTTGGAGTATTAGTCTAGGAATCGCTGGATATTTTTCAGGAGGAATTTTAATCAAAGGATTTGAGATGATAGGAGAGTATCCCGCTCTTGCCCCCGCGTTTATTGTTGTGTTGCTAGGTGGGCTTTGGCTTTGGCTAAGTCGTGCGACAAAAAGGATTTAA